The Mammaliicoccus sciuri genome window below encodes:
- a CDS encoding diglucosyl diacylglycerol synthase, translating to MVSQNKKLLIITGSFGNGHLQVTNSIVKQFSEMNLNHLTVIEHDLFLEAHPIMTSIAKQWYINSFKYFRNMYKFFYYSRPEQIDKCFYKYYGLNKLLNLLIKEKPDLILLTFPTPVVSVLTEQFNLNIPIATVMTDYRLHKNWVTPHSNRYYVATKDLKNEIESIGVESDAIKVTGIPISKQFEQPIDRYHWLTKHKLDPDKKVILMSAGAFGVSTGFSTMISKIDMYAKDAQVVMICGNSKSLKNELRYHFKDNDNVLILGYTKHMNEWMASSQLMITKPGGITISEAFSRHLPLIFLNPAPGQELENAEYFARKGYGKIAHTPEEATKLVISLMNQPSRLKEMTQLLEENYIEKSTENICKDLLSLLSDSLSYNEVYGKVPMYAKYFIR from the coding sequence TAGTATTGTGAAACAATTTAGTGAAATGAATTTAAATCATTTAACTGTTATTGAGCATGATTTATTTTTGGAAGCACACCCTATTATGACTTCAATTGCGAAACAATGGTATATAAACAGCTTTAAGTATTTCAGAAATATGTATAAGTTCTTCTACTATAGTAGACCTGAACAAATTGATAAATGTTTCTATAAATACTATGGATTAAATAAATTATTAAATTTACTTATAAAAGAAAAGCCTGATTTGATTTTGTTAACTTTTCCGACACCAGTCGTATCTGTGTTAACGGAACAATTCAATTTAAATATACCTATCGCTACAGTTATGACGGACTATCGTTTACACAAGAACTGGGTAACACCACACTCAAATAGATACTATGTTGCTACGAAAGATTTGAAAAATGAAATTGAATCTATCGGAGTAGAAAGCGATGCAATCAAAGTAACAGGCATACCTATTTCGAAACAATTTGAGCAACCAATCGACCGATATCATTGGTTAACGAAACATAAATTAGATCCAGACAAGAAGGTTATTTTAATGTCTGCTGGTGCTTTCGGTGTATCAACAGGTTTTTCAACGATGATTAGTAAAATAGATATGTACGCTAAAGATGCTCAAGTTGTCATGATTTGTGGTAACAGTAAAAGCTTAAAAAATGAACTTAGATATCATTTTAAAGATAATGATAATGTGTTGATACTCGGTTATACGAAACATATGAATGAATGGATGGCATCTAGCCAACTCATGATTACTAAACCAGGTGGTATCACTATTTCTGAAGCATTCTCAAGACATTTACCTCTGATATTCTTAAATCCAGCACCTGGACAAGAATTAGAAAATGCTGAGTATTTCGCACGAAAAGGATACGGTAAAATAGCACACACACCAGAAGAAGCGACTAAACTGGTTATTTCACTTATGAACCAACCATCTAGACTAAAAGAAATGACACAATTACTTGAAGAAAACTATATTGAAAAATCAACAGAAAATATTTGCAAAGACTTACTTTCATTATTAAGTGATTCACTTTCTTATAATGAAGTTTATGGAAAGGTTCCTATGTATGCCAAATACTTCATCAGATAA
- the mgtE gene encoding magnesium transporter, which produces MVNENNEIYIEDEAFDKEKLDELLANDEIDQFREEFLNMHTYDQGEYFEICDNELKQKIYQFLSPLEVADFFETTELDDEEYEEIFQNMNANYASQMLSDMSYDNAVDILNVLSKSKIATLLTLMNREDAREIKALLHYEEDTAGGIMTTEFISVYSTMSVKEAMFYVKEQAPEAETIYVIFVVDENKKLAGVISLRDLIVAENDAYIEEIMSERVISSNVADDQEDVAQTMRDYDLIALPVIDYQDHLLGIITIDDILDVMDEEASEDYSKLAGVSDIDSTNDSVFQTAMKRLPWLLILTVLGMITASILGQFEDTLSQVALLAAFIPIISGMSGNSGTQSLAVSVRNISTGEINEQSKFKLALRESGSGLMTGFFCAISLFIIIVLLYREPVLALIVSVSLTIAMTVGTLMGAIIPMFMNKMNIDPAVASGPFITTINDIVSMLIYFGLATAFMSYLI; this is translated from the coding sequence TTGGTTAATGAAAATAATGAAATTTACATCGAAGACGAAGCTTTTGATAAAGAAAAGTTAGACGAATTATTAGCAAATGATGAAATAGACCAATTTAGAGAAGAATTTTTAAATATGCATACATATGACCAAGGTGAATACTTTGAAATATGTGATAATGAGCTTAAACAAAAAATATATCAATTCCTTTCTCCGTTAGAAGTAGCTGACTTCTTTGAAACGACTGAGTTAGATGATGAAGAATATGAAGAAATTTTTCAAAATATGAATGCTAATTATGCAAGTCAAATGTTAAGTGACATGTCATACGATAACGCAGTTGATATTTTGAATGTATTATCTAAAAGTAAAATAGCCACTTTACTCACACTCATGAATCGTGAAGATGCTAGAGAAATTAAAGCATTACTTCATTATGAAGAAGACACTGCCGGTGGTATTATGACCACTGAGTTTATTTCAGTATATTCAACAATGTCTGTTAAAGAAGCGATGTTCTATGTTAAAGAACAAGCACCTGAAGCGGAAACAATATACGTTATTTTCGTTGTAGACGAAAATAAAAAGTTAGCAGGCGTTATCTCATTAAGAGACTTAATCGTTGCAGAAAATGATGCATATATTGAAGAAATTATGAGTGAACGTGTTATCAGTTCTAATGTAGCTGATGACCAAGAAGACGTAGCACAAACAATGCGTGATTATGACTTGATTGCGTTACCTGTAATAGACTATCAAGATCATTTACTAGGTATCATTACAATCGATGATATCTTGGACGTTATGGATGAAGAAGCAAGTGAAGACTACTCTAAATTAGCCGGTGTATCTGACATCGACTCTACAAATGATTCTGTCTTCCAAACAGCTATGAAACGGTTACCTTGGTTATTAATATTAACGGTTTTAGGTATGATTACAGCATCCATATTAGGCCAATTTGAAGATACACTTTCACAAGTTGCACTTCTTGCAGCATTTATACCTATCATTAGTGGTATGAGTGGTAACTCAGGTACACAATCTCTTGCCGTATCTGTACGTAATATTTCAACAGGTGAAATAAATGAACAAAGCAAATTTAAGCTCGCACTTCGTGAATCAGGTTCAGGATTAATGACTGGTTTCTTCTGTGCAATAAGTTTATTTATTATAATTGTCTTATTATATCGCGAACCTGTATTGGCACTCATCGTTTCAGTTAGTTTAACAATTGCGATGACTGTAGGTACTTTAATGGGTGCAATTATACCGATGTTTATGAATAAAATGAATATTGACCCTGCAGTTGCAAGTGGACCATTCATTACGACAATAAACGACATTGTCAGTATGTTGATCTACTTTGGTTTAGCAACAGCATTTATGTCTTATCTAATATAA
- the ltaA gene encoding lipoteichoic acid biosynthesis MFS flippase LtaA — MPNTSSDKTFHKKDFRLMLIILFMMEFARGMYILSYLPILPTTTAKVTVGITSLAISLHFISDALTNFVIGFLLKRFCPTVILTCGFILAFSSLALIIFIPSPIVFILSAILLGIAVSPIWVIMLSSVNEASRGKQMGYVYFSWLVGLLSGMIFMNLLFKLHPTRFTFMMALCVLIAWILFYFVKVQLTNYESKSVKKQLREIVQVTRRHLLLFPGIFLQGSAIGMLVPILPTYATKHMGVTTLEYTLLLIVGGIGCTISMLFFSKLMDKHSKAFTHLVIFVGFLAYSSFIFGLTVLTQLFIVLLIALLIGTIYGLLLPAWNTFMAGHIHNKVQEETWGVFNSVQGFGTMIGPVLGGLISEVFRDVYYTIYASSIMFLFLALFYGTFFIINYRKRKSA, encoded by the coding sequence ATGCCAAATACTTCATCAGATAAAACATTTCATAAAAAAGATTTTCGGTTAATGCTCATCATATTATTTATGATGGAATTTGCGAGAGGAATGTACATTTTAAGTTATTTACCAATTCTACCAACAACCACTGCTAAAGTGACTGTTGGTATTACTTCTTTAGCGATTTCTTTACATTTCATCAGTGATGCATTAACCAATTTCGTAATAGGTTTTCTTCTAAAACGATTTTGTCCAACTGTTATATTAACGTGTGGATTTATATTAGCTTTTTCAAGTTTAGCACTCATTATTTTCATACCGTCACCTATCGTATTTATTTTAAGTGCCATATTGTTAGGTATCGCGGTCAGTCCAATTTGGGTCATTATGTTATCTAGTGTGAATGAAGCATCTAGAGGTAAACAAATGGGATATGTTTATTTCAGTTGGTTAGTTGGTTTATTATCAGGTATGATCTTCATGAACTTACTATTTAAACTACATCCTACTCGATTTACATTTATGATGGCGCTATGTGTACTCATTGCATGGATATTATTCTATTTCGTTAAAGTACAATTAACAAATTATGAAAGTAAATCAGTTAAAAAACAACTACGCGAAATCGTACAAGTGACAAGAAGACATTTATTGCTATTTCCAGGTATCTTTTTACAAGGTTCTGCAATCGGCATGCTTGTCCCTATATTGCCAACATACGCAACAAAGCATATGGGTGTTACGACATTAGAATATACACTTTTACTCATTGTCGGCGGTATTGGATGTACCATTTCGATGTTATTCTTTTCTAAATTGATGGACAAACATTCTAAAGCATTTACACATCTTGTCATTTTTGTAGGATTTTTAGCATATAGCTCATTTATATTTGGCTTAACGGTCTTAACACAATTATTTATTGTTCTATTGATTGCTCTACTTATTGGTACAATTTATGGATTACTCTTACCAGCATGGAATACATTTATGGCTGGTCACATTCATAACAAAGTACAAGAAGAAACATGGGGTGTATTCAATAGCGTTCAAGGATTTGGAACAATGATTGGCCCAGTATTAGGAGGCTTAATATCTGAAGTATTTAGAGATGTGTATTATACAATTTATGCATCAAGTATTATGTTCTTATTCTTAGCATTATTCTATGGCACATTCTTTATCATTAATTATAGAAAAAGAAAATCAGCATAA
- a CDS encoding AI-2E family transporter, translated as MLNKAWFRTGIAILLTFLIIKIFMEINEIFYPIIIIVKSILLPLLLGGFLFYICLPFQKMLEKRKVPRWGSISIIIVALILIVVLFISIIAPVLTNQINNLIKNIPYIQREIQHVVDYALQQRDRLPDNISQKINDSIESISGIVTDMLTNLFSYISSFVSTMFLLILVPFFLIYMLKDHERFIPFIARPFKGRTKWFVVNLSKDINQTLQSYIQGQVTVSVILGVLLYLGYTFVGLDYALLLALLALITNMIPFLGPWLAFIPAATIALIQDPMMLVWVSIITLICQQLEGNVITPNIMGKSLNIHPLTIITVILAAGNLGGFVAILIAVPTYAVLKTIVRNVYTHRQSISSSANRTVEDDPIHDNNLK; from the coding sequence TTGTTAAATAAAGCATGGTTTCGTACAGGAATAGCTATTCTCCTTACGTTTCTAATTATTAAAATATTTATGGAAATCAATGAAATATTTTATCCGATTATCATTATCGTAAAATCCATATTACTACCATTATTATTAGGTGGATTCTTATTCTATATTTGTTTACCTTTTCAGAAGATGTTAGAAAAAAGGAAAGTACCAAGATGGGGAAGTATTTCGATTATCATCGTAGCTTTAATACTAATTGTTGTATTATTTATCTCTATCATTGCTCCTGTATTAACAAATCAAATTAATAATTTAATCAAGAACATTCCATATATCCAACGTGAAATTCAGCATGTTGTTGATTATGCATTACAACAAAGAGATCGATTACCAGATAATATATCGCAAAAGATTAATGATTCAATCGAAAGTATAAGCGGTATCGTAACAGATATGTTAACAAACCTATTTAGTTATATATCATCATTTGTTTCAACAATGTTCTTATTAATCTTAGTGCCTTTCTTCTTAATATATATGTTAAAAGATCACGAAAGATTTATACCGTTTATTGCGAGACCATTTAAAGGACGTACGAAATGGTTTGTCGTGAATTTAAGTAAAGACATTAATCAAACTTTACAATCATATATACAAGGTCAAGTTACAGTCAGTGTTATATTAGGTGTCTTATTGTACCTTGGTTATACATTTGTAGGGTTAGATTATGCATTACTTTTAGCGTTATTAGCTCTGATTACAAATATGATTCCTTTCTTAGGACCATGGTTAGCATTTATACCAGCAGCAACAATCGCGCTTATACAAGATCCTATGATGCTCGTTTGGGTAAGTATTATCACTTTAATTTGTCAGCAACTCGAAGGTAACGTAATAACACCAAACATTATGGGTAAATCATTAAACATTCACCCACTTACAATCATTACTGTAATATTAGCTGCAGGTAATTTAGGCGGTTTCGTAGCTATCTTAATAGCTGTACCAACATACGCAGTACTTAAGACAATCGTTCGAAATGTATACACACATAGACAATCTATTAGTTCAAGTGCGAACCGTACAGTTGAAGACGACCCAATACATGATAATAACTTAAAATAA
- a CDS encoding alanine/glycine:cation symporter family protein: MMESIVSFANEIVWSKALVYGLLLTGVLFSFMMRFFQVRHFKEMIRLMFQGEKSPTGISSFQAIAVSLAGRVGTGNIVGVSTAIFIGGPGAVFWMWATAFLGASSAFIESTLGQIYKREINGQYRGGPAYYIESGIKGKAGKIYAIIFALVTVLSVGLLLPGVQSNAIASSMKNAFGLNPWIIAIVLAVLLVLIIFGGIKAIANVATAVVPFMAIVYIGLAVVIIILNIQEVPALIGLIFKSAFGVEAAFGGIFGAMIEIGVKRGLYSNEAGQGTGPHAAAAAEVSHPAKQGLVQAFSVYVDTLLVCTATALMILMSGTFNTTDGGTNKDGSPHLIHDNGIYVQGPDGSKDVSGTAMYVQAGIDKAFSGDNYTFDPVYSGFGSYFIAIALFFFAFTTILAYYYIAETNVSYIIPSDKQKIWIILVRLILIGATIYGCVKTADVAWAMGDLGVGMMAWLNIIAIWILHKPALRALRDFEIQKKQKGSGYYAIFKPGPDEVPTAKFWHEDYPKRLKEFNLDDK, translated from the coding sequence ATTATGGAATCTATTGTTAGCTTTGCGAATGAGATTGTATGGAGTAAAGCGTTAGTATATGGTCTTTTACTGACTGGTGTTTTATTTTCATTTATGATGAGGTTCTTCCAAGTCAGGCACTTTAAAGAAATGATACGATTAATGTTTCAAGGGGAAAAATCACCAACGGGTATTTCTTCTTTCCAAGCAATCGCAGTATCATTAGCAGGTCGTGTTGGTACAGGTAATATTGTTGGTGTTTCAACAGCAATCTTTATCGGTGGTCCTGGTGCAGTATTCTGGATGTGGGCTACAGCGTTTCTAGGTGCGAGTTCGGCATTTATCGAATCAACACTTGGTCAAATTTATAAAAGAGAAATTAATGGTCAATATCGTGGTGGACCAGCATACTACATAGAATCAGGTATAAAAGGTAAAGCTGGTAAAATATATGCAATTATATTTGCACTTGTAACAGTACTATCTGTAGGTCTATTACTTCCAGGTGTTCAATCAAATGCCATTGCTTCTTCAATGAAAAATGCATTTGGATTAAATCCTTGGATTATTGCTATAGTATTAGCTGTATTATTAGTACTTATCATTTTCGGTGGTATTAAAGCAATTGCAAATGTTGCGACAGCCGTTGTACCTTTTATGGCTATTGTTTACATAGGTTTAGCAGTTGTTATCATTATATTAAATATTCAAGAAGTTCCAGCTTTAATTGGTTTAATTTTCAAATCTGCATTTGGTGTTGAAGCTGCATTTGGTGGTATATTCGGTGCGATGATTGAAATTGGTGTTAAACGTGGACTTTATTCAAACGAAGCAGGTCAAGGTACTGGACCACATGCTGCTGCCGCTGCAGAAGTATCACATCCAGCTAAACAAGGACTTGTACAAGCATTCTCAGTTTATGTAGATACTTTATTAGTATGTACAGCTACAGCATTAATGATTTTAATGTCAGGTACATTTAATACAACAGACGGTGGAACAAATAAAGATGGTTCACCTCATTTAATTCATGACAATGGTATTTATGTACAAGGCCCAGATGGTAGTAAAGACGTATCAGGTACAGCGATGTATGTTCAAGCAGGGATTGACAAAGCATTTTCTGGAGATAACTACACGTTTGATCCAGTGTACTCAGGTTTCGGTTCTTACTTTATTGCCATAGCATTATTCTTCTTCGCATTTACAACGATACTGGCGTACTATTATATTGCAGAGACTAACGTAAGTTATATCATACCGTCCGATAAACAGAAGATATGGATTATATTAGTACGGTTAATCCTCATCGGTGCCACAATATACGGATGTGTTAAAACAGCTGATGTTGCATGGGCGATGGGTGACTTAGGTGTAGGTATGATGGCATGGTTAAATATCATTGCAATTTGGATACTCCATAAACCGGCCTTAAGAGCATTACGAGACTTTGAAATTCAGAAAAAACAAAAAGGATCTGGTTATTATGCAATTTTTAAACCAGGCCCAGATGAAGTGCCAACAGCAAAATTCTGGCATGAAGATTATCCTAAACGTTTAAAAGAGTTTAACTTAGATGATAAATAA
- a CDS encoding alpha/beta hydrolase-fold protein encodes MDKKIGLVDQIKLESKFLKREVTISIYLPKDYTDLYKHHVIITFDGRDFFQFGQIHRAYEKLRTNDEIERAIIVGVHYEDVDKRRTEFHPDGEYRKETSQFVVKELCPYIDKTFSTLKVGNARMLLGDSLAASIALMTCLEYPHHFSQAGLFSPMINDTVIEVFNNCSSKHLLTIKHYIGKEEDSFKLISGDMADFLTPNRAFSERVKQEDLTYEYTELDGGHTWKTWKPELPNMLSYFLSHQNQKNLI; translated from the coding sequence ATGGATAAAAAAATAGGTCTTGTTGACCAAATTAAACTCGAAAGTAAATTTTTAAAAAGGGAAGTGACAATCTCAATTTACTTACCTAAAGACTATACAGATCTATATAAACATCATGTGATCATTACGTTTGACGGTAGGGACTTTTTCCAATTTGGTCAAATTCATCGCGCATACGAGAAATTAAGAACAAATGATGAAATAGAAAGGGCAATCATTGTCGGTGTTCACTATGAAGATGTAGATAAGAGAAGAACAGAATTCCATCCCGATGGAGAATACCGAAAAGAAACGTCACAATTTGTGGTGAAAGAGCTATGTCCTTATATTGATAAAACATTCTCAACTTTGAAAGTAGGTAATGCAAGAATGTTACTAGGCGATAGTCTAGCAGCAAGTATCGCTTTAATGACATGTTTAGAATACCCACATCATTTTAGTCAAGCAGGTCTGTTCAGTCCAATGATCAACGATACAGTTATAGAAGTATTTAACAATTGCTCGTCTAAACATCTATTAACAATCAAACATTATATAGGTAAAGAAGAAGATTCTTTCAAACTTATAAGTGGAGATATGGCAGACTTTTTAACACCGAATCGAGCATTCAGTGAACGCGTTAAACAAGAAGATTTAACTTATGAATACACTGAATTAGATGGTGGACATACATGGAAAACATGGAAGCCTGAATTACCAAATATGTTAAGTTACTTTTTAAGTCATCAAAATCAAAAAAATTTGATATAA
- a CDS encoding YjcG family protein has protein sequence MKLGIVLIPSKPFQEQVNAYRKRYDKHYALIAPHITIKEKFEIEDSKLNEVKSQLEETAKEFEPINIQVSKASSFAPTKNVIYFKVTKTDELESLFSKFNNEAFYGESTHPFVPHFTIAQGLSSQEFEDIYGQVRMAGIDHSETIDTIKLMKQNDDKTWSEEASYTLG, from the coding sequence ATGAAATTAGGCATCGTACTTATTCCGTCTAAACCATTCCAAGAACAAGTGAATGCTTATCGTAAAAGATATGACAAACACTATGCGTTAATTGCACCACATATTACAATTAAAGAGAAATTTGAAATTGAAGATAGTAAACTAAATGAAGTGAAATCACAATTAGAGGAAACAGCTAAAGAATTTGAACCAATAAATATTCAAGTGTCTAAAGCATCTAGCTTTGCACCTACTAAAAATGTTATTTATTTTAAAGTGACTAAAACGGATGAATTAGAATCTTTATTTAGTAAATTTAATAATGAAGCATTCTATGGTGAGAGTACACATCCATTCGTACCACACTTTACAATTGCACAAGGTCTTTCAAGCCAAGAATTTGAAGATATTTATGGTCAAGTAAGAATGGCTGGTATAGATCATTCAGAAACAATTGATACAATTAAACTTATGAAGCAAAATGACGACAAAACATGGTCTGAAGAAGCTTCATATACACTAGGATAA
- a CDS encoding cation:proton antiporter family protein — MEHSSFTSLVIVVIAAFLTPILVNRLKISFLPVVVAEILMGIIIGDSLFGLVKEDAWLSILSTLGFIFLMFLSGLEIDFNAFKTKQTSDDQEGNNIPSNLYLTAVVFSLIMVLSILLAFIFKWTGLIDDVLLMVIIISTISLGVVVPTIKEMNIMHTSIGQFILLVAVVADLATMLLLTVYGTINAKGDSPLWLIGILIVFSFIFYIMGGLFKKSPFLKKLTSGTTQIGIRAVFALIILLVGLAEGVGAENILGAFLAGVIVSLLGPDQDMVEKLDSFGYGFFIPIFFIMVGVNLNIPSLVQEPGLLIIIPLLFIAFLISKLIPVALIGKWYDRKTTISSAFLLTSTLSLVIAAAKIAEELGTISSEISGILILSAVITCVFVPIVFKKMFPMPEETKRIVKVSFIGKNQLSIPVAQSIHSHIYQTSMFFRKDLSDNRKLDESIQTYELDDYIEDELLELGLFDSDIIVCSANDDHINKQVALMAHDHGVKRIICKQENGSEDEAFEGKNIEFFSSFLSNKILLKGLIESPNMLNLLSNVETSLYEIEMKNLSYHNVLLKSFPFAGDVIFVRIIRGKDSIVPHGDTELQYGDKLIVTGSKEYVSQLKQDMEFI, encoded by the coding sequence ATGGAGCATTCTAGTTTTACATCTCTCGTTATTGTTGTTATTGCTGCATTTTTAACACCTATACTTGTAAATAGGTTGAAAATTTCTTTCTTACCTGTTGTCGTTGCTGAAATCTTAATGGGGATAATCATAGGTGACTCTTTATTTGGATTAGTAAAAGAAGATGCATGGTTATCTATCTTGTCGACGTTAGGTTTTATATTTTTAATGTTCTTAAGTGGTTTAGAAATTGATTTTAACGCGTTTAAGACGAAACAAACTTCAGATGATCAAGAAGGAAATAATATTCCAAGTAATTTATATTTAACGGCTGTCGTATTTTCATTAATTATGGTTTTATCTATTTTATTAGCCTTTATATTTAAATGGACTGGTTTAATAGACGACGTATTATTGATGGTCATCATCATTTCGACAATTAGTTTAGGTGTAGTTGTACCAACAATAAAAGAAATGAATATTATGCATACAAGCATCGGACAATTTATCTTGTTAGTTGCAGTTGTAGCAGATTTAGCAACAATGTTACTGTTAACAGTTTACGGAACAATAAATGCTAAAGGTGATTCACCATTATGGCTTATAGGTATTCTAATCGTCTTTAGTTTTATCTTTTATATTATGGGTGGTTTATTTAAAAAATCACCATTCTTAAAAAAATTAACTTCAGGTACGACTCAAATAGGTATTCGTGCTGTATTTGCACTTATTATTCTACTTGTTGGTTTAGCTGAAGGTGTGGGTGCTGAAAATATATTAGGGGCCTTCTTAGCAGGTGTTATCGTATCGTTATTAGGACCTGACCAAGATATGGTAGAGAAATTAGACTCATTTGGATATGGTTTCTTTATTCCGATATTCTTCATTATGGTAGGTGTGAATTTAAACATACCATCACTAGTGCAAGAGCCAGGTTTACTCATTATCATACCTTTACTGTTTATTGCCTTCTTAATTTCTAAGTTAATTCCAGTTGCATTAATAGGTAAATGGTATGACCGTAAAACGACAATATCTTCGGCATTCCTATTAACGTCAACATTGTCACTTGTAATCGCAGCAGCAAAAATCGCGGAAGAACTTGGAACAATCAGCTCAGAAATATCTGGCATACTTATTCTAAGTGCGGTTATCACGTGTGTCTTTGTACCGATTGTATTTAAGAAGATGTTCCCAATGCCTGAAGAAACTAAGAGAATTGTAAAAGTGAGCTTTATTGGTAAGAACCAATTATCGATTCCAGTTGCTCAAAGTATTCATTCTCACATTTATCAAACTTCAATGTTCTTTAGAAAAGACCTTTCAGATAATAGAAAGTTAGATGAAAGCATTCAAACATATGAGTTGGATGATTATATTGAAGATGAGTTATTAGAATTAGGCTTATTTGATTCAGATATCATTGTATGTTCAGCAAACGATGATCATATCAATAAACAAGTCGCTTTAATGGCACATGATCATGGCGTTAAAAGAATTATTTGTAAACAAGAAAATGGTAGTGAAGATGAAGCATTTGAAGGTAAGAACATTGAATTCTTTAGTAGTTTCTTAAGTAATAAAATTTTACTTAAAGGATTAATTGAATCTCCAAACATGCTGAACTTATTAAGTAACGTGGAAACTTCTCTATATGAAATAGAGATGAAGAACCTTAGCTACCATAATGTTCTGTTAAAATCATTTCCATTTGCTGGGGACGTAATCTTCGTACGTATTATTAGAGGAAAAGATTCAATCGTACCTCATGGTGATACTGAATTACAATACGGAGATAAGTTGATTGTGACAGGATCAAAAGAATATGTTTCACAATTAAAACAAGATATGGAATTTATTTAA
- the fabI gene encoding enoyl-ACP reductase FabI produces MFNLEGKTYVIMGIANKRSIGFGVAKVLDELGANLVFTYRKERSKDQLVKLFEELKNQSEQHIYECDVQKDDHVVNAFEQIGEKFGHIDGVYHSIAFANMEDLRGRFTDTSREGFLLTQDISSYSLTIVAREAKKLMPEGGSIVATTYLGGEFAVPNYNVMGVAKASLEANVKYLARDLGEDNIRVNAISAGPIRTLSAKGVGGFNAILKEIEERSPLKRNVDIIEVGKTAAYLLSDYSSGVTGENIHVDSGYHVVR; encoded by the coding sequence ATGTTTAATTTAGAAGGTAAAACATATGTAATCATGGGTATTGCAAACAAAAGAAGTATTGGCTTTGGTGTAGCTAAAGTGTTAGACGAACTAGGTGCTAACTTAGTATTCACATACAGAAAAGAACGTAGTAAAGATCAACTTGTTAAATTATTTGAAGAATTAAAAAATCAAAGTGAACAACACATCTATGAGTGTGATGTTCAAAAAGACGATCACGTTGTAAATGCTTTTGAACAAATTGGAGAAAAATTTGGTCATATTGATGGTGTTTACCATTCAATCGCTTTTGCTAACATGGAAGACTTAAGAGGAAGATTTACAGATACATCTCGTGAAGGATTCTTATTAACACAAGATATTAGTTCTTATTCATTAACAATCGTTGCAAGAGAAGCTAAAAAATTAATGCCAGAAGGTGGAAGCATCGTTGCTACTACTTATTTAGGCGGAGAATTTGCAGTTCCTAACTATAATGTAATGGGTGTGGCTAAAGCAAGCTTAGAAGCAAACGTTAAATATTTAGCACGTGACTTAGGCGAAGATAACATTCGAGTAAATGCAATCTCTGCAGGTCCAATCCGTACATTAAGTGCAAAAGGTGTAGGTGGATTCAATGCTATCCTTAAAGAAATTGAAGAACGCTCACCATTGAAACGTAATGTAGATATTATCGAAGTAGGTAAAACAGCAGCTTATTTATTAAGTGACTACTCAAGCGGTGTAACAGGTGAGAATATTCACGTAGACTCAGGTTACCACGTTGTAAGATAA